A genome region from Ralstonia solanacearum K60 includes the following:
- a CDS encoding YeeE/YedE family protein, with amino-acid sequence MPDIDLHALSRTVLWATFALTFLFGAILQRTHFCTMGAVSDAVNIGDWSRLRMWALAIGVAMIGTGVLGWLGWIDPAKTIYTASRLQWLSALVGGLMFGFGMVLGSGCGSKTLVRIGGGNLKSVVVFVFLGLSAYMTLKGVFGVARVATVDAVAIALPTTQDLPSVLGHVLSVDVRMLRLVLALAIGGALSLWALAGRDFRTRDNLLGGIGVGLIIVAMWYVSGHLGYVAEDPDTLQEAFVATNSGRMEALSFVAPVSYTLEWLMFFSDTSKVLTVGIVSVLGVIAGSAAVARASGTFRWEGFASAEDTGNHIVGGLLMGAGGVTALGCTIGQGLSGMSTLAIGSFIALGGILSGAVLAFRYQMWRLEHAG; translated from the coding sequence ATGCCAGATATCGATCTTCATGCGTTGTCCCGCACCGTGCTGTGGGCGACGTTCGCCTTGACCTTTCTCTTTGGCGCCATCCTGCAGCGCACGCACTTCTGCACGATGGGTGCGGTGTCCGACGCGGTCAACATCGGCGACTGGAGCCGGCTGCGGATGTGGGCGCTGGCCATCGGTGTGGCAATGATCGGCACGGGCGTGCTGGGCTGGCTGGGATGGATCGATCCGGCCAAGACGATCTACACGGCGAGCCGGCTGCAGTGGCTGTCGGCGCTGGTCGGCGGGCTGATGTTCGGCTTTGGCATGGTACTGGGCTCGGGGTGCGGCAGCAAGACGCTGGTGCGCATCGGCGGCGGCAATCTGAAGTCGGTGGTGGTGTTCGTGTTTCTCGGGCTGTCGGCTTATATGACGCTCAAGGGCGTGTTCGGTGTCGCGCGTGTCGCCACCGTCGATGCCGTGGCGATCGCGCTGCCGACGACGCAGGATCTGCCGAGCGTGCTGGGGCATGTGCTGTCGGTGGACGTCCGTATGCTGCGCTTGGTGCTCGCGCTGGCGATCGGTGGGGCGCTGTCGCTGTGGGCGCTGGCCGGCCGCGATTTCCGCACGCGCGACAACCTGCTGGGCGGCATCGGCGTCGGGCTCATCATCGTGGCCATGTGGTACGTGTCCGGCCATCTCGGCTATGTCGCCGAAGACCCCGACACGCTGCAGGAGGCTTTCGTCGCGACCAACAGCGGCCGGATGGAAGCGCTGAGCTTCGTGGCGCCGGTGTCGTACACGCTGGAGTGGCTGATGTTCTTCAGCGATACCTCCAAGGTGCTGACGGTCGGCATCGTCAGCGTGCTCGGTGTGATCGCCGGCTCGGCCGCGGTGGCGCGGGCGAGCGGCACGTTCCGCTGGGAGGGCTTTGCCAGTGCGGAGGACACCGGCAACCACATCGTCGGCGGCCTCCTGATGGGCGCGGGCGGCGTGACGGCATTGGGCTGCACGATCGGACAGGGCCTGTCGGGCATGTCGACGCTGGCGATCGGCTCGTTCATCGCGCTGGGCGGTATCCTGTCGGGCGCGGTGCTGGCGTTCCGCTATCAGATGTGGCGGCTGGAGCATGCAGGCTAG
- the queC gene encoding 7-cyano-7-deazaguanine synthase QueC codes for MKKRAIVLLSGGLDSATVLAMANAQGFETYALSMRYGQRHSSELEAAKKVAAALGAVRHEIVDLDLRRFGGSALTDDALDVPTAGVKEGIPITYVPARNTIMLSLALGWAEAVGARDLFFGANAVDYSGYPDCRPEFVAAYETLANLATKAGVEGERIRVNAPIIAMTKAEIIQAGARLGVDYSLTVSCYQADDEGRACSVCDSCRIRRAGFEAAGVPDPTRYR; via the coding sequence ATGAAAAAACGCGCCATCGTCCTGCTGTCCGGCGGGCTGGATTCCGCCACCGTGCTCGCCATGGCCAACGCGCAGGGTTTTGAGACCTACGCGCTGTCGATGCGCTACGGTCAGCGCCATTCTTCCGAACTGGAGGCGGCCAAGAAGGTGGCCGCCGCGCTGGGGGCGGTGCGCCATGAGATCGTCGACCTGGACTTGCGCCGCTTCGGCGGTTCCGCGCTCACCGACGACGCGCTGGACGTGCCGACCGCGGGCGTGAAAGAGGGGATCCCCATCACCTACGTGCCGGCGCGCAACACCATCATGCTGTCGCTCGCGCTGGGTTGGGCGGAAGCCGTCGGGGCACGCGACCTGTTCTTCGGCGCCAATGCGGTCGACTATTCCGGCTATCCCGACTGCCGCCCCGAGTTTGTCGCCGCTTACGAGACGCTGGCGAACCTGGCCACGAAGGCGGGCGTGGAGGGCGAGCGCATCCGCGTCAATGCGCCCATCATCGCCATGACCAAGGCCGAGATCATCCAGGCCGGCGCGCGGCTGGGTGTCGATTACAGCCTGACCGTGTCGTGCTACCAGGCCGACGATGAGGGGCGCGCGTGCAGCGTGTGCGATTCGTGCCGCATCCGCCGCGCCGGCTTTGAGGCCGCGGGGGTGCCGGACCCGACGCGCTATCGCTGA
- the ybgF gene encoding tol-pal system protein YbgF, with protein sequence MNTMMKQRVFRAILTATLVAGGALTMASPAAAGVFDDDEARRAIIDMRDKFNNFQSTAAQRIDQNSRNLIDAQNQIETLKSEVARLRGQNEQLQNTVDTLTKQQKDYYADLDARLKRFEPQQATVDGRDGMVQPGEKDEYDAALKTFQGGDFKGAGNQFSAFVKKYPQSPYLPLAQFWLGNALYAQRDYKGSTYVLENMARANPQHPKAPEALLQVATNQGESGQKAAARKTLEAVVAQYPGTEQARTASSRLKTMH encoded by the coding sequence ATGAACACGATGATGAAACAGCGCGTCTTCCGGGCCATCCTGACGGCGACGCTTGTCGCGGGTGGAGCATTGACCATGGCCAGCCCGGCGGCAGCAGGGGTGTTTGACGACGATGAGGCGCGTCGCGCCATCATCGATATGCGCGATAAGTTCAACAACTTCCAGTCGACTGCCGCCCAGCGCATCGACCAGAACAGCCGCAACCTGATCGACGCGCAGAACCAGATCGAGACGCTGAAGTCCGAGGTGGCCCGGCTGCGCGGCCAGAACGAGCAGTTGCAGAACACGGTCGATACGCTGACCAAGCAGCAGAAAGACTATTACGCCGATCTCGACGCGCGGCTCAAGCGGTTCGAGCCGCAGCAGGCCACGGTGGATGGCCGCGACGGCATGGTGCAGCCCGGCGAGAAGGACGAGTACGACGCGGCGCTCAAGACCTTCCAGGGCGGCGACTTCAAGGGCGCCGGCAACCAGTTCTCGGCGTTCGTGAAGAAGTATCCGCAGAGCCCGTATCTGCCGCTGGCGCAGTTCTGGCTGGGCAATGCGCTCTACGCGCAGCGCGACTACAAGGGCTCGACCTACGTGCTGGAGAACATGGCGCGCGCCAACCCGCAGCACCCCAAGGCGCCCGAAGCGCTGCTGCAGGTGGCGACCAACCAGGGCGAGTCGGGCCAGAAGGCGGCGGCACGCAAGACGCTGGAGGCGGTGGTCGCGCAGTATCCGGGCACCGAGCAGGCCAGGACCGCATCGAGCCGATTGAAGACGATGCACTGA
- the pal gene encoding peptidoglycan-associated lipoprotein Pal, with translation MPKSQTMIKLAAIAALLALGACSSGVKLDDTSKNATGGAATGADTRNVTPVDVTRDELTDPNSPLAKRSVYFDFDSYTVKSEYQGLLSQHARYLQSHNQRKVLIQGNTDERGTSEYNLALGQKRAEAVRRALSSQGVPDSQMEAVSLGKEKPQATGHDEESWAQNRRSDIVY, from the coding sequence ATGCCGAAGTCTCAAACCATGATCAAACTGGCGGCAATTGCCGCTCTGCTGGCCCTGGGTGCCTGCAGCTCGGGTGTGAAGCTGGATGACACCTCGAAGAACGCCACGGGCGGTGCCGCCACCGGTGCCGACACCCGCAACGTGACGCCCGTCGACGTGACCCGCGACGAGCTGACCGATCCGAACAGCCCGCTGGCCAAGCGCAGCGTGTACTTCGATTTCGACAGCTACACCGTCAAGTCGGAATACCAGGGTCTGCTGAGCCAGCACGCGCGCTACCTGCAGTCGCACAACCAGCGCAAGGTGCTGATCCAGGGCAACACCGACGAGCGCGGCACCAGCGAATACAACCTGGCGCTGGGCCAGAAGCGTGCCGAGGCCGTGCGCCGCGCGCTGTCCTCGCAGGGCGTGCCCGACAGCCAGATGGAAGCTGTGAGCCTGGGCAAGGAAAAGCCGCAGGCGACGGGCCACGACGAAGAGTCGTGGGCACAGAACCGCCGCTCCGATATCGTCTACTGA
- the tolB gene encoding Tol-Pal system beta propeller repeat protein TolB: protein MNMMRKMWIPMLRRAAQALLLTAACVGVAHAQLNVEISGVGSSQYPIAVAHFQGETQAPENITAIVRSDLARSGRFSNVDVAGAVVPENPAPDLGAWKTRGAAAFVGGTVTRSGDRYEIRFRLYDTAKGESLGGLSLTRGEGQLRLAAHEIADFIYQKLMGERGVFATRLSYVSKVGRHYQLQISDSDGANPQIALTSNEPIISLSWSPDGTKVAYVSFESRKPVVYVHDLVTGRRAVISNQKGNNSAPAWSPDGRRVAVALSRDGNTQIYLVNADGSGLRRLTRSSAIDTEPSFSPDGHSIYFTSDRGGAPQIYRMPVDGEDAGGAQRVTFKGGYNTSPRVSPDGKLLAYISRVGGAFKLYVQDLSNGDVTGLTDTSYDESPSFAANGKFILYATRVGGRSVLAAVSTDGRTRQTLSLPAGQVREPAWGPFMQ from the coding sequence ATGAACATGATGCGCAAGATGTGGATTCCGATGCTGCGCCGCGCCGCGCAGGCGCTGCTGCTGACGGCGGCCTGCGTGGGCGTGGCGCATGCCCAGCTCAACGTGGAGATTTCCGGTGTCGGGTCCAGCCAGTATCCGATCGCGGTCGCCCACTTCCAGGGCGAGACGCAGGCCCCGGAGAACATCACCGCCATCGTCCGGTCCGACCTGGCGCGCAGCGGACGCTTCTCCAATGTGGACGTGGCCGGCGCGGTTGTGCCGGAGAACCCGGCGCCGGACCTGGGGGCCTGGAAGACGCGGGGTGCGGCCGCCTTTGTGGGTGGCACCGTGACGCGCAGCGGCGACCGCTACGAAATCCGCTTCCGCCTGTACGACACCGCAAAGGGGGAGAGCCTCGGCGGACTGTCGCTGACGCGCGGCGAGGGGCAACTGCGCCTGGCCGCGCATGAGATCGCCGACTTCATCTACCAGAAACTGATGGGCGAGCGCGGCGTCTTTGCTACGCGCCTGTCGTATGTGTCGAAGGTGGGCCGCCATTACCAGTTGCAGATTTCCGATTCCGACGGCGCCAATCCGCAGATCGCGCTGACCAGCAACGAGCCGATCATCTCGCTGTCGTGGTCGCCGGACGGCACCAAGGTCGCCTATGTGTCGTTCGAGAGCAGGAAGCCGGTGGTGTATGTGCACGACCTGGTGACCGGCCGCCGCGCGGTGATCTCGAACCAGAAGGGCAACAACTCGGCGCCGGCCTGGTCGCCGGATGGGCGTCGCGTGGCGGTGGCGCTGTCGCGTGACGGCAATACGCAGATCTATCTGGTCAACGCCGATGGCTCGGGCCTGCGCCGCCTGACCCGCAGCAGCGCGATCGATACCGAGCCGTCGTTCTCGCCGGACGGCCACTCGATCTACTTCACCAGCGACCGCGGCGGCGCGCCCCAGATCTACCGCATGCCGGTGGACGGCGAAGACGCCGGCGGCGCGCAGCGCGTGACGTTCAAGGGCGGTTACAACACGAGTCCGCGCGTCTCGCCGGACGGCAAGCTGCTGGCGTACATTTCACGCGTGGGCGGGGCCTTCAAGCTGTATGTGCAGGATCTGTCCAACGGTGATGTCACGGGGCTGACCGATACTTCATATGATGAATCGCCGAGCTTTGCCGCCAATGGCAAGTTCATCCTCTACGCTACCCGCGTAGGCGGACGATCGGTGCTGGCGGCGGTGTCGACTGACGGCCGCACGCGCCAGACTCTTTCCCTCCCGGCCGGCCAGGTTCGCGAACCGGCATGGGGCCCTTTCATGCAATAA
- the tolA gene encoding cell envelope integrity protein TolA, with protein sequence MATTSLHRYEPVRERGTLRAFALAVLTHLLLLAFLYFGVQWQSHSPRGEEAELWDEAAVQALQSAPVPETKPEPVTQAPPAKVEEEADIALEQQKRKREQEAAAAAREAELARRAVQERAEAQRQARLKEEQARQTELQRKALAEHQAKEKAAAEAQARKAAQLQAQVQAEARAKAEAEAKLKAKAAADARLRAEAERKATEARGNAARQAQLAHLRAMAGAAGATGSVAGSGGGVGSGIGTGGTASPGYADRVRAQVKPNIVFDPEAVSGNPSAVVSVQMAPDGSILSRRLTKSSGNGAYDEAVLRAVDRSDPLPRDTGGKAPSSVILTFRPKE encoded by the coding sequence ATGGCTACGACGTCGCTGCATCGTTACGAGCCGGTCCGCGAGCGTGGGACGCTGAGAGCGTTCGCGCTGGCGGTGTTGACGCACCTGCTGCTGCTGGCCTTCCTGTATTTCGGGGTGCAGTGGCAGAGCCATTCGCCGCGCGGCGAAGAAGCCGAACTGTGGGACGAGGCCGCGGTGCAGGCTTTACAGTCGGCACCGGTGCCGGAAACCAAGCCTGAGCCGGTCACCCAGGCCCCGCCCGCCAAGGTCGAAGAGGAAGCCGATATCGCACTGGAGCAGCAAAAGCGCAAGCGTGAGCAGGAAGCCGCTGCCGCCGCGCGCGAAGCCGAACTGGCCCGCCGTGCCGTCCAGGAGCGCGCCGAAGCCCAGCGCCAGGCACGCCTGAAGGAAGAGCAGGCTCGCCAAACGGAGCTTCAGCGCAAGGCCCTCGCCGAACATCAGGCCAAGGAGAAGGCAGCCGCCGAGGCCCAGGCCCGCAAGGCCGCACAACTGCAGGCCCAGGTCCAGGCCGAAGCCAGGGCCAAGGCAGAGGCCGAAGCGAAACTCAAGGCGAAGGCCGCGGCCGATGCCCGACTGAGGGCCGAAGCGGAGCGCAAGGCCACCGAAGCGCGCGGCAATGCCGCGCGGCAGGCCCAGTTGGCGCATCTGCGGGCGATGGCGGGCGCGGCGGGCGCGACGGGCTCGGTGGCTGGTTCTGGCGGTGGTGTCGGTTCAGGCATCGGTACGGGCGGTACGGCATCGCCGGGGTACGCGGACCGCGTGCGCGCGCAGGTGAAGCCGAACATCGTGTTCGATCCCGAGGCCGTCAGCGGTAATCCGTCCGCGGTGGTGTCGGTGCAGATGGCGCCGGACGGTTCGATCCTGTCGCGCCGGCTGACGAAATCGAGCGGCAATGGCGCCTACGACGAAGCCGTGCTGCGGGCGGTGGACCGCTCCGATCCGCTGCCGCGCGATACCGGCGGCAAGGCGCCGTCGAGCGTCATCCTGACGTTCCGCCCCAAGGAATGA
- the tolR gene encoding protein TolR, with the protein MATIQRTRRARRAKADINVVPYIDVMLVLLVIFMVAAPVVNPGVVNLPSVANATPQQTQPPIVVTIKGDGTILARVKSGSGATEQKLANNQELRAFVKQRTEENPDQPVVIAADKMVQYDRVLTVMSVLKGDGVKRVGLMVKSQ; encoded by the coding sequence ATGGCTACCATCCAGCGAACGCGCCGTGCCCGACGGGCCAAGGCCGACATCAACGTGGTGCCCTACATCGACGTGATGCTGGTGCTGCTGGTCATCTTCATGGTCGCGGCACCGGTGGTGAATCCGGGTGTGGTCAACCTGCCGTCGGTGGCGAACGCCACGCCGCAGCAGACCCAGCCGCCCATCGTCGTGACCATCAAGGGCGACGGTACGATCCTTGCTCGCGTCAAGAGCGGCTCGGGCGCCACCGAGCAGAAGCTGGCGAACAACCAGGAACTGCGCGCCTTCGTCAAGCAGCGCACGGAAGAGAATCCGGACCAGCCGGTGGTCATTGCCGCCGACAAGATGGTGCAGTACGACCGCGTGCTCACGGTGATGAGCGTGCTCAAAGGGGACGGCGTCAAGCGCGTCGGCCTGATGGTGAAGTCGCAATGA
- the tolQ gene encoding protein TolQ, producing the protein MNPAEVTQDLSIVSLVLHASLLVQFVMGLLLVMSLFSWTYIFRKAFALRAARSQTESFERDFWAGGDLQAMYQSAANNRHRTGALERIFEAGMREFLKTREQQRGIGDPSAILDASRRAMRAAYQREMDSLESHLPFLASVGSVSPYIGLFGTVWGIMNAFRGLSNVQQATLSAVAPGIAEALVATAIGLFAAIPAVIAYNRYATEMDRLANRFESFMEEFSNILQRQTR; encoded by the coding sequence ATGAATCCCGCCGAGGTCACGCAAGATCTGTCGATCGTCTCGCTGGTGCTGCACGCCAGCCTCCTGGTCCAATTTGTCATGGGCCTCCTGCTGGTGATGTCGCTGTTCTCCTGGACGTACATCTTCCGCAAAGCCTTTGCGCTGCGTGCGGCCCGCTCGCAGACCGAATCGTTCGAGCGCGATTTCTGGGCGGGCGGCGACCTGCAGGCGATGTACCAGAGCGCCGCCAACAACCGCCACCGTACTGGTGCGCTGGAGCGCATCTTCGAAGCCGGCATGCGCGAATTCCTGAAGACGCGCGAGCAGCAGCGTGGCATCGGCGATCCGAGCGCCATCCTGGATGCATCGCGCCGCGCCATGCGCGCCGCCTATCAGCGCGAGATGGATTCGCTCGAATCGCACCTGCCGTTCCTGGCCTCGGTGGGTTCGGTCAGTCCCTATATCGGCCTGTTCGGTACGGTGTGGGGCATCATGAATGCATTCCGCGGCTTGTCCAACGTGCAGCAGGCGACGCTGTCGGCGGTGGCGCCGGGCATTGCCGAGGCGCTGGTCGCCACGGCCATCGGCTTGTTCGCGGCGATTCCGGCTGTGATCGCCTACAACCGCTACGCGACCGAGATGGACCGCTTGGCCAACCGCTTCGAAAGCTTCATGGAAGAGTTCTCGAACATCCTGCAGCGCCAGACGCGCTAA
- the ybgC gene encoding tol-pal system-associated acyl-CoA thioesterase has translation MSSFDWNLRVYWEDTDAGGVVFYANYLKFFERARTEWLRALGVDQLALADTTGAIFVVRSTAVDYRAPARLDDLLQIRSRMERVGPASVQFAQESWRGDILLASGTIRVGCVDRLTFRPTPIPAPVLATIKAAA, from the coding sequence ATGTCCTCTTTTGACTGGAACCTGCGCGTGTATTGGGAAGATACCGACGCAGGCGGTGTGGTGTTCTACGCCAACTATCTGAAATTCTTTGAGCGCGCCCGCACCGAGTGGCTGCGCGCTTTGGGGGTCGACCAGTTGGCGCTGGCCGACACGACCGGGGCCATATTCGTGGTGCGCAGCACCGCCGTGGACTACCGCGCGCCCGCCCGCCTGGATGACCTGCTGCAGATCCGTTCGCGTATGGAACGGGTGGGGCCGGCATCGGTCCAATTTGCCCAGGAAAGCTGGCGCGGCGACATTCTGCTCGCCTCGGGCACGATTCGTGTCGGATGTGTCGACCGACTCACATTCCGGCCGACCCCGATTCCCGCTCCTGTACTCGCAACCATCAAAGCCGCCGCATGA